The Thermobispora bispora DSM 43833 genome window below encodes:
- a CDS encoding HU family DNA-binding protein — MNKRELVEAIADRVGDKKTATEAVNAVLETIQNAVARGDKVSITGFGAFEMVHKPARTARNPSTGAPIKVEESWAPRFRPGAEFKELVNAGGKAAKKK; from the coding sequence ATGAACAAGAGGGAACTCGTCGAGGCGATCGCCGACCGCGTCGGAGACAAGAAGACGGCCACCGAGGCGGTCAACGCGGTCCTCGAGACGATCCAAAACGCGGTCGCCCGGGGGGACAAGGTGTCGATCACCGGCTTCGGCGCCTTCGAGATGGTCCACAAGCCCGCCCGCACCGCTCGCAACCCTTCCACCGGCGCCCCGATCAAGGTTGAGGAGAGCTGGGCTCCCCGGTTCCGGCCGGGGGCCGAGTTCAAGGAGCTCGTCAACGCCGGGGGCAAGGCCGCCAAGAAGAAGTAA
- the leuD gene encoding 3-isopropylmalate dehydratase small subunit, whose product MEPFTTHTGRAVPLRRSNVDTDQIIPAVWLKRVSRTGFEEGLFAAWREDPDFVLNNPAYDGASILIAGPDFGTGSSREHAVWALQQYGFRVVISPRFGDIFRNNATKQGLLPVVLPEDVVERLQDLTEAEPKTEITVDLVERQVRTGDQVYPFEIDDYTRWRLMEGLDDIGLTLRHEAEIEAYEKRRQPWLPTTL is encoded by the coding sequence ATGGAACCGTTCACCACACACACCGGCCGGGCCGTACCGCTGCGGCGCAGCAACGTGGACACCGACCAGATCATCCCGGCCGTCTGGCTGAAGCGGGTGAGCCGCACCGGTTTCGAGGAGGGTCTGTTCGCCGCGTGGCGGGAGGACCCCGACTTCGTCCTGAACAACCCCGCCTACGACGGGGCCTCGATCCTCATCGCCGGCCCGGACTTCGGCACCGGCTCCTCCCGTGAGCACGCCGTCTGGGCCCTCCAGCAGTACGGCTTCCGCGTGGTCATCTCGCCGCGCTTCGGGGACATCTTCCGGAACAACGCCACCAAGCAGGGCCTGCTCCCGGTCGTGCTCCCCGAGGACGTGGTCGAGCGCCTCCAGGACCTGACCGAGGCCGAGCCCAAGACCGAGATCACCGTGGACCTGGTCGAGCGCCAGGTGCGCACCGGCGACCAGGTGTACCCCTTCGAGATCGACGACTACACCCGCTGGCGGCTCATGGAGGGCCTCGACGACATCGGCCTCACCCTCCGCCACGAGGCCGAGATCGAGGCGTACGAGAAGCGCCGCCAGCCGTGGCTCCCGACGACCCTGTGA
- the leuC gene encoding 3-isopropylmalate dehydratase large subunit: MGRTLAEKIWEQHVVRRAEGEPDLLYIDLHLVHEVTSPQAFDGLRLSGRKVRRPDLTIATEDHNVPTVLGPITDPISRTQVETLRKNAAEFGIRLHPMGDPGQGVVHIIGPQFGLTQPGMTIVCGDSHTSTHGAFGALAFGIGTSEVEHVLATQTLPAYRPKTMAIEVKGDLPVGVTAKDLILAIIAKIGTGGGQGHIVEYRGEAIRKLSMEGRMTVCNMSIEAGARAGMIAPDDTTFAYLEGRPHAPKGALWEQALEYWKTLRTDDDAVFDKVVEIDATTLSPFVTWGTNPGQGAPLDSVVPSPDDFDDPIERAAAERALQYMGLTPGTPLREIKIDTVFVGSCTNGRIEDLRAAAEILRGRKVVTRTLIVPGSMEVRRAAEAEGLDEIFKAAGAEWRTAGCSMCLGMNPDTLKPGERCASTSNRNFEGRQGKGGRTHLVSPAVAAATAVTGRLTAPADLL; this comes from the coding sequence ATGGGTCGCACACTGGCCGAGAAAATCTGGGAGCAGCACGTCGTGCGCCGCGCGGAGGGCGAACCCGACCTGCTCTACATCGACCTGCACCTCGTCCACGAGGTGACCAGCCCGCAGGCGTTCGACGGTCTGCGTCTCAGCGGCCGGAAGGTACGCCGCCCCGACCTCACGATCGCCACCGAGGACCACAACGTCCCGACCGTCCTGGGGCCGATCACCGACCCGATCTCCCGCACGCAGGTCGAGACCCTGCGCAAGAACGCGGCCGAGTTCGGCATCCGGCTCCACCCGATGGGCGACCCCGGCCAGGGCGTGGTGCACATCATCGGCCCGCAGTTCGGGCTCACCCAGCCGGGCATGACGATCGTCTGCGGTGACTCCCACACCTCGACCCACGGGGCCTTCGGCGCCCTCGCCTTCGGCATCGGCACCTCCGAGGTCGAGCACGTGCTCGCCACCCAGACGCTCCCCGCCTACCGGCCGAAGACCATGGCGATCGAGGTCAAGGGCGACCTCCCCGTCGGCGTGACCGCCAAGGACCTCATCCTCGCCATCATCGCGAAGATCGGCACGGGCGGCGGCCAGGGCCACATCGTCGAGTACCGCGGCGAGGCCATCCGGAAGCTCTCCATGGAGGGCCGGATGACCGTCTGCAACATGTCGATCGAGGCCGGTGCCCGGGCCGGCATGATCGCGCCGGACGACACCACGTTCGCGTACCTGGAGGGCCGCCCGCACGCCCCGAAGGGGGCCCTGTGGGAGCAGGCCCTCGAGTACTGGAAGACCCTGCGCACCGACGACGACGCCGTCTTCGACAAGGTCGTCGAGATCGACGCCACCACGCTCTCGCCGTTCGTCACCTGGGGCACCAACCCGGGTCAGGGTGCGCCGCTCGACTCGGTCGTGCCCTCGCCCGACGACTTCGACGACCCGATCGAGCGGGCGGCGGCCGAGCGGGCCCTGCAGTACATGGGGCTCACCCCCGGCACGCCGCTGCGGGAGATCAAGATCGACACCGTCTTCGTGGGGTCCTGCACCAACGGCCGGATCGAGGACCTGCGCGCCGCCGCCGAGATCCTCCGCGGCCGCAAGGTCGTCACCCGCACGCTCATCGTCCCCGGGTCGATGGAGGTGCGCCGCGCCGCCGAGGCCGAGGGCCTCGACGAGATCTTCAAGGCGGCCGGCGCCGAGTGGCGGACCGCCGGCTGCTCCATGTGCCTCGGCATGAACCCGGACACCCTCAAGCCGGGCGAGCGCTGCGCCTCGACCTCCAACCGCAACTTCGAGGGGCGGCAGGGCAAGGGCGGCCGCACCCACCTCGTCTCCCCGGCCGTGGCCGCGGCGACCGCGGTCACCGGGCGGCTCACCGCCCCGGCCGACCTGCTGTGA
- a CDS encoding IclR family transcriptional regulator, which yields MDNSSGVGVLDKAVLVLNALEAGPASLAQLVQATGLARPTAHRLAVALEHHRIVSRDSQGRFILGPRLAELSSAAGEDRLLAVATPVLTQLRDMTGESAQLYRRQGDERVCVAAAERTSGLRDTVPVGAALPMTAGSAAQVLLAWEEPERLHRGLRGAKFTAATLASVRRRGWAHSVGEREPGVASVSAPIRGAGGKVIAAISVSGPIERLTRTPGRLFAKPVVAAAEKITEALRRSDGGY from the coding sequence ATGGACAACTCTAGCGGGGTCGGAGTACTCGATAAGGCCGTTCTCGTACTCAACGCACTGGAGGCGGGCCCCGCGTCCCTCGCGCAGCTCGTTCAGGCGACCGGCCTGGCCCGGCCGACGGCACACCGCCTGGCGGTGGCACTCGAACACCACCGTATCGTCTCGCGCGACTCCCAGGGACGCTTCATCCTCGGGCCGCGGCTCGCCGAGCTGTCCAGCGCCGCCGGTGAGGACCGGCTGCTCGCCGTGGCCACCCCCGTCCTCACCCAGCTCCGCGACATGACCGGCGAGAGCGCCCAGCTCTACCGCCGGCAGGGGGACGAGCGGGTCTGCGTGGCCGCCGCAGAGCGGACCAGCGGCCTGCGCGACACCGTGCCCGTCGGCGCCGCCCTCCCCATGACGGCCGGATCGGCGGCACAGGTCCTGCTCGCCTGGGAGGAGCCGGAGCGGCTCCACCGCGGCCTGCGCGGCGCCAAGTTCACCGCCGCGACGCTCGCCAGCGTCCGCCGGCGAGGGTGGGCGCACAGCGTCGGGGAGCGCGAACCGGGCGTGGCGAGCGTCTCCGCGCCCATCCGCGGCGCCGGGGGCAAGGTGATCGCCGCCATCTCCGTCTCCGGCCCCATCGAGCGGCTCACCCGCACGCCGGGCCGGCTGTTCGCCAAGCCGGTCGTCGCCGCGGCCGAGAAGATCACCGAGGCGCTGCGCCGGTCCGACGGCGGTTATTGA
- the gltX gene encoding glutamate--tRNA ligase has protein sequence MFHVGGARSALYNWAFALRHGGTFVLRIEDTDQSRNRPEWTEGIISALAWLGISKESPHFEGPYFQSSYEKLHREAAQRLLSEGKAYYCTCTRDDVKARTGSEYQGYDGYCRDRGLTEGAIRFRTPDDGVTVVDDVVRGRVEFPNAAMEDFVIVRGDGSPLFILANVVDDMEMRITHVIRAEEHLSNTPKQQLLWEALGARPPVWAHVPVIVNEKRQKLSKRRDKVALESYREEGYLPEAMVNYLMLLGWGPGGDREIMPWPEMVQCFRLEDVNPSPAFFDEKKLRAFNGEYIRALSPEDFAARCEPYLDPSWDRKVFARVAPLAQTRISVLSEIRDYVDFLFLDEPVFDQASWDKAMKPGAAEILAEYAERLESVEWTPEALKTALEEVGAAHGLKLAKAQAPVRVAVTGRTVGLPLFESIEVLGRERSLARVRAALAKLSA, from the coding sequence ATGTTCCACGTCGGTGGTGCCCGCTCAGCCTTGTACAACTGGGCCTTCGCCCTGCGGCACGGCGGCACCTTCGTCCTCCGCATCGAGGACACCGACCAGTCGCGCAACCGGCCGGAGTGGACCGAGGGCATCATCTCGGCCCTCGCCTGGCTGGGCATCAGCAAGGAGTCGCCGCACTTCGAGGGGCCGTACTTCCAGTCCTCGTACGAGAAGCTCCACCGCGAGGCGGCCCAGCGCCTGCTCAGCGAGGGCAAGGCCTACTACTGCACCTGCACCAGGGACGACGTGAAGGCCAGGACCGGCTCCGAGTACCAGGGGTACGACGGGTACTGCCGGGACCGGGGCCTGACCGAGGGCGCGATCCGGTTCCGCACCCCGGACGACGGGGTCACCGTCGTGGACGACGTGGTCCGGGGCCGGGTGGAGTTCCCCAACGCGGCGATGGAGGACTTCGTCATCGTGCGCGGGGACGGCTCGCCGCTGTTCATCCTCGCCAACGTCGTCGACGACATGGAGATGCGGATCACCCACGTGATCCGGGCCGAGGAGCACCTGTCGAACACGCCCAAGCAGCAGCTCCTGTGGGAGGCGCTCGGCGCGCGGCCCCCGGTGTGGGCGCACGTCCCCGTGATCGTCAACGAGAAGCGGCAGAAGCTCTCCAAGCGGCGGGACAAGGTCGCGCTCGAGTCCTACCGCGAGGAGGGCTACCTGCCCGAGGCGATGGTCAACTACCTCATGCTCCTCGGCTGGGGGCCGGGCGGCGATCGGGAGATCATGCCGTGGCCGGAGATGGTGCAGTGCTTCCGGCTGGAGGACGTCAACCCGTCGCCGGCGTTCTTCGACGAGAAGAAGCTCCGCGCGTTCAACGGGGAGTACATCCGGGCCCTCTCGCCGGAGGACTTCGCCGCCCGTTGCGAGCCGTACCTGGACCCCTCCTGGGACCGGAAGGTGTTCGCCCGGGTCGCCCCGCTGGCGCAGACCCGGATCTCCGTGCTCTCCGAGATCCGGGACTACGTCGACTTCCTCTTCCTCGACGAGCCGGTCTTCGACCAGGCCTCCTGGGACAAGGCGATGAAGCCCGGCGCGGCCGAGATCCTCGCCGAGTACGCCGAGCGGCTGGAGTCGGTGGAGTGGACGCCGGAGGCGCTCAAGACGGCGCTGGAGGAGGTGGGCGCGGCCCACGGGCTCAAGCTCGCCAAGGCGCAGGCGCCGGTGCGGGTGGCGGTCACCGGCCGGACCGTCGGCCTGCCGCTGTTCGAGTCGATCGAGGTGCTCGGCCGGGAGCGCTCCCTCGCCCGGGTGCGCGCCGCGCTCGCCAAGCTCTCCGCCTGA
- a CDS encoding fumarylacetoacetate hydrolase family protein translates to MRIARFSKGDAVAFGAVEQEDEREVIAEIAGHPFRGVEFTGKRYPLADVRLLAPILPTKIVAVGKNYAEHAREMGSEPPEEPILFLKPSTAVIGPGDGIVYPQKLSERVDYEGELAVVIGRLCREVPRHRAAEVVFGYTCANDVTARDLQAKDDQWGRAKGFDTFCPLGPWIETQLDPSDIAITTTLNGEVKQSARTAQLIHDVPALIEFVSSVMTLLPGDVILTGTPAGVGPMAVGDEVSVSIEGIGTLTNRVITRD, encoded by the coding sequence GTGCGTATCGCGAGGTTTTCCAAGGGTGACGCCGTCGCGTTCGGGGCCGTGGAGCAGGAGGACGAGCGCGAGGTCATCGCCGAGATCGCCGGTCACCCCTTCCGCGGGGTCGAGTTCACCGGCAAGCGCTACCCGCTCGCGGACGTCCGGCTGCTCGCCCCGATCCTCCCCACCAAGATCGTCGCAGTGGGGAAGAACTACGCCGAGCACGCACGGGAGATGGGGAGCGAGCCGCCGGAGGAGCCGATCCTCTTCCTCAAGCCGAGCACCGCGGTGATCGGCCCCGGGGACGGCATCGTCTACCCGCAGAAGCTCTCGGAACGGGTCGACTACGAGGGCGAGCTCGCCGTCGTGATCGGGCGGCTCTGCCGTGAGGTGCCACGGCACCGCGCCGCCGAGGTGGTCTTCGGATACACCTGCGCCAACGACGTGACCGCCCGCGACCTGCAGGCGAAGGACGATCAATGGGGCCGGGCCAAGGGGTTCGACACGTTCTGCCCGCTCGGCCCGTGGATCGAGACCCAGCTCGACCCGTCCGACATCGCGATCACCACGACGCTCAACGGCGAGGTCAAGCAGAGCGCGCGCACCGCGCAGCTCATCCACGACGTTCCCGCGCTCATCGAGTTCGTGAGCTCGGTGATGACCTTGCTGCCCGGCGACGTCATCCTGACCGGGACGCCCGCCGGGGTCGGCCCGATGGCCGTGGGCGACGAGGTGAGCGTCAGCATCGAAGGAATCGGAACTCTCACTAACCGGGTGATCACACGTGATTAG
- a CDS encoding antibiotic biosynthesis monooxygenase family protein, protein MSVVKINVLTVPKERREELEKRFANRAGMVESSDGFEWFELLRPVEGTDRYLVYTRWRSEEDYQRWTQSEAFQAGHAQTAEQGAGHGHGHGPAAVAAELWSFEVVESAGPKQQS, encoded by the coding sequence GTGTCGGTTGTGAAGATCAACGTGCTCACCGTGCCGAAGGAGCGGCGCGAGGAACTGGAGAAGCGCTTCGCCAACCGGGCCGGGATGGTCGAGTCGTCCGACGGGTTCGAGTGGTTCGAGCTGCTCCGGCCGGTGGAGGGCACCGATCGGTACCTCGTCTACACCCGCTGGCGCAGCGAGGAGGACTACCAGCGGTGGACGCAGAGCGAGGCGTTCCAGGCGGGCCACGCCCAGACGGCCGAGCAGGGCGCGGGCCACGGCCACGGGCACGGGCCGGCCGCCGTCGCCGCCGAGCTCTGGTCGTTCGAGGTCGTCGAGTCCGCCGGGCCGAAGCAGCAGTCCTGA
- a CDS encoding heparinase II/III family protein, protein MRRSVRSLGLLAALLPVLWTGAPAQAQTTAVKQTAECQGDWLPATPTSAEIMSGKLSLLGLPAVPVGKDVNWRMDPYRNRSWQMVFHSLRWMARLVADYETTGETAYLKRAIEIAKDWVADNPYGGRNTSKYAWDEHPIALRAPALVCLSRHHSASWLTKTLARHAKLLADPRNYEAGHNHGLDQDIGLLRIGCRYRNTSWQRLAVRRMVRSMKLDIDSQGALLGADRGRRGRRAGTPAPPPGLEGPGVPGRLRLRPHRVGRPGLRLLLDLVRPGRKFHGHDDHLSVTYYAQGRSILTEAGFHSYENSAYRKWTISPEAHNVPIVVGKRFRPKARTSLVGKSIRADRQSFTLTDKAYGVRRTRSVLVNHGDDLLAVLDTAGGDLRNLWHFDPGLKVASSSGGKVVVTDGDWRATLVQLAMPSCKPITGQRVVIGQSRPIQGWVSPSYLKKVPAPVVISPAARSLLTILVPGTGDPEVTCAKGKVTVQTPGGAVTLRVGSSGTLA, encoded by the coding sequence GTGCGCAGATCGGTTCGCTCTCTCGGCCTCCTCGCCGCCCTCCTGCCGGTGCTCTGGACCGGTGCACCGGCGCAGGCGCAGACCACCGCGGTCAAGCAGACCGCCGAATGCCAGGGCGACTGGCTCCCCGCCACGCCCACGTCGGCGGAGATCATGAGCGGGAAGCTCTCCCTGCTCGGCCTCCCCGCCGTCCCGGTGGGCAAGGACGTCAACTGGCGGATGGACCCGTACCGGAACCGGTCCTGGCAGATGGTGTTCCACTCGCTGCGCTGGATGGCGCGGCTGGTCGCCGACTACGAGACCACCGGCGAGACCGCCTACCTCAAGCGGGCCATCGAGATCGCCAAGGACTGGGTGGCCGACAACCCCTACGGCGGGCGGAACACGTCGAAGTACGCCTGGGACGAGCACCCGATCGCGCTCCGCGCCCCGGCCTTGGTCTGCCTCAGCCGGCACCACTCCGCCTCGTGGCTGACCAAGACGCTCGCCCGGCACGCCAAGCTGCTCGCCGATCCGCGCAACTACGAGGCAGGGCACAACCACGGCCTCGACCAGGACATCGGCCTGCTCCGGATCGGCTGCCGCTACCGCAACACCTCATGGCAGCGGCTCGCCGTCCGCCGCATGGTGCGCTCGATGAAGCTCGACATCGACTCCCAGGGCGCCCTGCTTGGTGCCGATCGGGGACGGCGCGGCCGACGTGCAGGCACCCCGGCTCCCCCGCCCGGCCTCGAAGGTCCAGGTGTACCGGGCCGGTTACGTCTTCGGCCGCACCGAGTGGGACGACCGGGACTCCGCCTTCTACTCGATCTGGTTCGCCCGGGGCGCAAGTTCCACGGGCACGACGACCACCTGAGCGTCACCTACTACGCCCAGGGCCGGTCCATCCTCACCGAGGCGGGCTTCCACTCCTACGAGAACAGCGCGTACCGGAAGTGGACGATCAGCCCGGAGGCCCACAACGTGCCGATCGTCGTGGGCAAGCGGTTCCGCCCTAAGGCGCGGACCTCCCTCGTGGGGAAGTCGATCCGCGCCGACCGGCAGTCGTTCACCCTCACCGACAAGGCGTACGGGGTCCGCCGGACCCGGTCGGTGCTGGTCAACCACGGTGACGACCTGCTCGCCGTGCTCGACACGGCGGGCGGCGACCTGCGCAACCTGTGGCACTTCGACCCCGGGCTGAAGGTCGCCTCCTCCTCGGGCGGGAAGGTGGTGGTCACCGACGGCGACTGGCGCGCCACCCTGGTGCAGCTCGCCATGCCGTCCTGCAAGCCGATCACCGGGCAGCGGGTGGTGATCGGCCAGAGCCGGCCCATCCAGGGCTGGGTCTCCCCCTCCTACCTGAAGAAGGTCCCCGCGCCGGTGGTGATCTCGCCGGCCGCCCGGTCCCTGCTCACGATCCTCGTGCCGGGAACCGGCGACCCGGAGGTCACCTGCGCCAAGGGCAAGGTGACGGTGCAGACGCCCGGCGGCGCGGTCACCCTGCGGGTCGGCTCCTCCGGCACCCTGGCCTAG
- the cimA gene encoding citramalate synthase, whose translation MADDRFHVYDTTLRDGAQQEGLNLTVADKLAIARYLDRLGVGFIEGGWPGANPKDTEFFRRARTELDLKHAQLAAFGSTRRPGMKAADDPLVAALRESEAPVVTLVAKSHDRHVELALRTTLEENLEMIRDTVSHLRAEGRRVFLDAEHFFDGYRSNPAYALEVIRTAAEAGADVVALCDTNGGMLPDELADVVHEAVTATGARIGIHCHDDSGCAVANTLAAVKAGATHVQGCANGYGERSGNANLFTVVANLQLKRGYDLVPPESLRELTHIAHAISEITNVTPNSHQPYVGVSAFAHKAGLHASAIKVDPMLYQHIDPALVGNDMRMLVSDMAGRASVELKGRALGYELTREQSTALVERVKELEAQGYTFEAADASFELLLRDTVGELRPRYFTVESWRVIVERRPDGEVVSEATVKLNAKGERIIATGEGNGPVNALDKAVRVALERLYPELAAVELIDYKVRILEGSHGTGAVTRVLITSSDTDGEWSTVGVDENIIEASWQALEQAVTYGLLRAGRTAP comes from the coding sequence ATGGCTGACGACAGGTTCCACGTGTATGACACGACGCTGCGCGACGGCGCTCAGCAAGAAGGGCTCAATCTGACCGTCGCCGACAAGCTCGCCATCGCCCGCTACCTGGACCGGCTCGGCGTCGGCTTCATCGAGGGCGGCTGGCCGGGCGCCAACCCCAAGGACACCGAGTTCTTCCGGCGTGCCCGCACCGAGCTCGACCTGAAGCACGCGCAGCTCGCCGCGTTCGGCTCGACCCGCCGGCCGGGGATGAAGGCCGCGGACGACCCGCTGGTGGCCGCGCTGCGCGAGTCCGAGGCGCCGGTGGTGACGCTGGTCGCGAAGAGCCACGACCGGCACGTGGAGCTCGCCCTCCGCACCACGCTCGAGGAGAACCTCGAGATGATCCGGGACACCGTCTCCCACCTGCGCGCCGAGGGCCGGCGGGTCTTCCTCGACGCCGAGCACTTCTTCGACGGCTACCGGTCCAATCCCGCGTACGCCCTGGAGGTGATCCGCACCGCGGCCGAGGCGGGCGCCGACGTGGTCGCCCTCTGCGACACCAACGGCGGCATGCTCCCCGACGAGCTCGCCGATGTGGTGCACGAGGCCGTCACCGCCACCGGCGCCCGGATCGGCATCCACTGCCACGACGACAGCGGGTGCGCGGTGGCGAACACCCTCGCCGCGGTCAAGGCCGGGGCCACCCACGTGCAGGGCTGCGCCAACGGGTACGGCGAGCGCTCCGGCAACGCCAACCTCTTCACGGTCGTGGCCAACCTGCAGCTCAAGCGCGGCTACGACCTCGTGCCGCCGGAGTCGCTCCGCGAGCTCACCCACATCGCCCACGCGATCAGTGAGATCACCAACGTCACCCCCAACTCCCACCAGCCGTACGTCGGGGTGTCCGCCTTCGCGCACAAGGCCGGCCTGCACGCGTCGGCGATCAAGGTGGACCCGATGCTCTACCAGCACATCGACCCCGCCCTGGTCGGCAACGACATGCGGATGCTCGTCTCGGACATGGCCGGCCGGGCCTCGGTCGAGCTGAAGGGCCGCGCCCTCGGCTACGAGCTCACCCGCGAGCAGTCCACTGCGCTCGTGGAACGTGTGAAGGAGCTGGAGGCCCAGGGGTACACCTTCGAGGCCGCGGACGCGTCGTTCGAGCTGCTGCTCCGGGACACCGTCGGTGAGCTGCGGCCCCGCTACTTCACGGTCGAGTCGTGGCGGGTGATCGTGGAGCGCCGCCCGGACGGCGAGGTGGTGAGCGAGGCCACCGTGAAGCTGAACGCCAAGGGCGAGCGGATCATCGCGACCGGCGAGGGCAACGGCCCGGTGAACGCGCTCGACAAGGCGGTCCGGGTCGCGCTCGAGCGGCTCTACCCCGAGCTCGCCGCGGTCGAGCTGATCGACTACAAGGTCCGGATCCTCGAGGGCAGCCACGGCACGGGCGCGGTGACCCGCGTGCTGATCACGTCGAGCGACACCGACGGCGAGTGGTCCACGGTCGGCGTCGACGAGAACATCATCGAGGCGTCCTGGCAGGCCCTCGAGCAGGCGGTCACCTACGGCCTGCTCCGCGCCGGGCGCACCGCACCCTGA
- a CDS encoding O-methyltransferase → MKSAAFLSPALAEYLVAHATPPDDLLRSLAEETRRLTGEQASLQISPEQGTLLTMLAGLSGARLAVEVGTFTGYSSICIARGLRLIACDVSEEWTSVARRYWERAGLTGTIELRLGPAAETLRAMPDEEVIDFAFIDADKGGYPVYYEELLRRLRPGGLIVADNTLQGGRITDPAAGGTVPAMREFNDLVIRDPRVTSVLLPFGDGLTLIRKNGGS, encoded by the coding sequence ATGAAATCAGCCGCGTTCCTGTCCCCGGCCCTGGCCGAGTACCTGGTCGCGCACGCGACCCCGCCCGACGACCTGCTGCGCTCGCTCGCCGAGGAGACCCGGCGGCTGACCGGCGAGCAGGCGAGCCTGCAGATCTCCCCCGAGCAGGGGACGCTGCTCACCATGCTCGCCGGGCTCAGCGGGGCCAGGCTGGCCGTCGAGGTGGGCACCTTCACCGGGTACTCGTCGATCTGCATCGCCAGAGGGCTGCGCCTCATCGCCTGCGACGTGAGCGAGGAGTGGACCTCGGTCGCCCGCAGGTACTGGGAGCGGGCGGGCCTCACCGGCACGATCGAGCTCCGCCTGGGCCCGGCCGCCGAGACGCTGCGCGCCATGCCCGACGAGGAGGTCATCGACTTCGCCTTCATCGACGCGGACAAGGGCGGCTATCCGGTCTACTACGAGGAGCTGCTGCGGCGGCTGCGGCCCGGCGGCCTGATCGTGGCGGACAACACGCTGCAGGGCGGCCGGATCACCGATCCGGCCGCCGGGGGCACGGTCCCCGCCATGCGGGAGTTCAACGACCTCGTCATCCGGGATCCCCGCGTGACCAGCGTCCTGCTCCCCTTCGGCGACGGCCTCACCCTCATCCGGAAGAACGGCGGGTCGTAG
- a CDS encoding branched-chain amino acid aminotransferase: MTTHLSFDVQLNPNPRSAAERERVLASPGFGQVFTDHMICIEWTEGRGWHDARLQPYGPLTLDPATAVFHYAQELFEGLKAYRQVNGSIVTFRPYANAARFNRSARRMAMPELPEDVFVRSLELLVQTDRDWVPSTEGHSLYLRPFMIATEVALGVNHPSRSYKYMVIASPAASYFSGGVKPVSVWLSTEYTRAAPGGTGFAKCGGNYAAAFIAQQQAVENGCDQVVWLDAFEHRWVEEMGGMNLFFVFGDRLITPPLTGTLLPGITRDSILALAGELGYRAEESKISIDEWQSAAESGELTEVFACGTAAVVTPVGKVKGVDREWTIGDGTPGPVTMRIREELVGIQFGTRPDTHNWIHKIC, translated from the coding sequence ATGACCACTCACCTCAGCTTCGATGTGCAGCTCAACCCGAACCCCCGGTCCGCGGCCGAGCGTGAGCGGGTACTGGCGAGCCCCGGCTTCGGGCAGGTCTTCACCGACCACATGATCTGCATCGAGTGGACCGAGGGGCGCGGCTGGCACGACGCGCGGCTCCAGCCGTACGGTCCGCTCACCCTCGATCCGGCGACCGCTGTCTTCCACTACGCGCAGGAGCTGTTCGAAGGGCTGAAGGCGTACCGGCAGGTCAACGGGTCGATCGTCACCTTCCGGCCCTACGCCAACGCCGCGCGCTTCAACCGATCGGCGCGTCGCATGGCCATGCCCGAGCTGCCGGAGGACGTCTTCGTCAGGTCGCTCGAACTCCTCGTCCAGACCGACCGCGACTGGGTGCCCTCCACCGAGGGGCACAGCCTCTACCTGCGGCCCTTCATGATCGCCACGGAGGTCGCCCTCGGGGTGAACCACCCGTCGCGCAGCTACAAGTACATGGTGATCGCCTCGCCGGCGGCCTCGTACTTCTCCGGCGGCGTCAAGCCGGTCTCGGTCTGGCTCTCCACCGAGTACACCCGGGCCGCGCCCGGTGGCACCGGCTTCGCCAAGTGCGGCGGCAACTACGCGGCCGCGTTCATCGCCCAGCAGCAGGCGGTGGAGAACGGCTGCGACCAGGTGGTCTGGCTCGACGCCTTCGAGCACCGGTGGGTCGAGGAGATGGGCGGCATGAACCTCTTCTTCGTGTTCGGCGACCGCCTCATCACGCCCCCGCTCACCGGGACGCTCCTGCCGGGCATCACCCGGGACTCGATCCTCGCCCTCGCCGGGGAGCTCGGCTACCGGGCCGAGGAGTCCAAGATCTCGATCGACGAGTGGCAGTCCGCCGCCGAGTCCGGTGAGCTCACCGAGGTCTTCGCCTGCGGCACCGCGGCCGTGGTCACCCCCGTCGGCAAGGTGAAGGGCGTCGACCGCGAGTGGACCATCGGCGACGGCACCCCCGGCCCGGTCACCATGCGGATCCGCGAGGAGCTCGTGGGCATCCAGTTCGGCACCCGCCCCGACACCCACAACTGGATCCACAAGATCTGCTGA